One Oncorhynchus kisutch isolate 150728-3 linkage group LG30, Okis_V2, whole genome shotgun sequence genomic window, AGTGATTAACCTGGTTATAAACAACATTTTGAAACAACCTTACACTCGCTCTTCAAACACCCACACGGACCCAACACGGCATGTTTCATAGAGTTGGTCCCCAATATTCAATAAACAGTCAGAAGATGAACAGTTTTCCTGAATGATCCGAGATTTTAAACACAAGCAATGTAGGGATTTGCAAAAACTAGGCATTTATTCACTGAGTACTGTAATACAATCCTGGAGTCGGTTTATGTTAATAATAAAAAAAGATGATTCACCTGTTTCAGTTTGAAAGGTGTCCTCCTTGCTTTCCATATCAGTTGAAGTCAGTCATTTGTCCTTAGAGATGGAGTGATAGCAACACATTCTTCGTAACATCTCTCTTCTCCCATTCTACAGTATCAGACACCTCCCTTTGAAACAGGCATCTAAATAGCCATGCCAGAGGACCCACggctctctctcgcactctcactCGTTTTTTCTCTAAAAATGAAAAGTGCCAGTGAAAGTATTGCATCTGAGATGTTTCAATATTGGAGGTTATTTTGTTGAAGGTCATACCTTGACCATCTTCAAGTGAATACTTTTCAATATAATAGACTACGTAAAaggagtgtaccaaacattaggaacacatgctCTTTTCATGACACATTCCCATAATAGACTACGTAAAaggagtgtaccaaacattaggaacacatgctCTTTTCATGACACATTCACTTAGATTCACCTGCTCAGTCTATGATCCATTATTGctgtcacttcaatcagtgtagacgaaaaggaggagacaggataaagaaggatttgtaagccttgagacaattgagacatggattgtgtatatgtgccattcaaagtgtgaatcagcaatacaaaatatttaagtgcctttgaacagggtattgtagtaggtgccaggcgcaacaGTTTgtgtttcaagaactgcaaccctgctggggttttcacaatgctgggtttttcagtttcctgtgtgtataaaaaaaaatgtccaccacccaaaggacatctagcaaaacatgacaactgtgggaagcattggagtcaacatgggccagcatccctgtggaatgctttcgacaccttgtagagtccatgccagacaaattgaggctgttctgatggggcaaaagggggtgaaactcaatattaggaaggtgttcatgatgttttgtacactcagtgtaatttAACTTTTGTGAAAGCTTCTAATGCCTAATGATTTTGTAATCTATATTACAATATGGTCCAGTCCACATACCTTCCACCTTTTCTTAACAACATCATTTATGGTATTTAGCTTGGTACATGGGTGCCACATAGAACGCATATTGATTATTGTATgcataaaaaaatgtgtctaaaCAAACTCGTGAAATGAAATGGGACCCCATAGCTGTTACACCACAATAATCTAGAACTATCAACTGAATGTGTACTTTTCTAATTCTTTAAGAATATTGTCCTGTAGTTTGGATGTATTTGATCAAAAAACCCTCTGCCTTGGGTCCAAGTTACCTTTGTCTTTCAAATTCCCCTAAACTGTGACAAAATTAGGACATACACATCCATTCCTTACTGATTCAAAGTCATAGTTCACAGTATTTCAAGTCCTGAGTGCTGTAAGAATGTAGTCTTACAATTATTCATGCTCACACAAGCTCTTTTGTTCATAGTCCAATCCCTCGTGAGATCCTGGGAGATGTTCCAGAAAGAAACCTCCCACAAAGTCTCCATCCCTGAGGCCCACCCCGAAGGTGTCCCAGCTATAGAAATATAATTTTTATTCTCTGGTCTCGAATGATCCCTCACACCCTCACTATAGAGATTCTGCTGTGGAGCTCAGCCTTGTAGAGGCCAAAGCCTAGGCACACAGGCTGGTTGAAGGAGGTACTGAAGGTGTGCAAGTGGGTCAGGGTGTTGGAAGGCCCCACCTCTGAGAATGTGATTGTTCCTATGCCATAATCCAGGGCCACACCCACACGGTTGCCTGACATCCGGCTGGAAAGGCGGGTCTTCCTGCGGTTGTGCCAGGCAGCCAGCTTCCTGTCGTGCTGCTGCGTCAGGCTCCAAGACATCTGCAAGTCAAAACCTCATCCATCATCTAGCAGTCAATAGAGAAACCAACCAATCTCTCTTGTGATGTCAGTTGTATTTAAATAGACCAATTAAATTCCTCAATCAGTTTACAAAGAAATTCAAAAAGGCTTGGCTACCACCATCAAATAAACTAATATCTAATACTACTCTTATTACCACAACTGTTCCTATTATTAAAGACCATATGTAGAAGATGGGTGATGATAATATACCTTGTTATTTCCAAAGGCACTGCCCTCCTTCCCTTTCCGCCCGATGCTCCGGTAGGACACCGCAATGTCCCAGAAGCCCTCTGCCTCCAGCTCCCAGTAATGGGTTCCTGAGGAGAAGGTCTGGACGGTCAGGACTTGAGCCCAGTGGTCAAAGCGGTCAGGGTGAGTGGCACACGGAAGGCGCTGTTTGACCCGCATGGCTGACCGCAGGCCGTCCGAAATGCTCAGGAGAGGATGGGCAGAGTTAGTGTCCAGAGTCAACGGACTTGTTACTATGGAAATAGagaaacagacatacagtgcattcgaaaaatatttagaccccttgactttttccacgttaaatagtttttcttcatcaatgaacacacaataccccataatgacaaagcgaaaacaggtttagaaattctagcaaatgtattaaaaataaaaataacaaattccTTATTTacaagtatttagaccctttgctataagactcgaaattaagctgaGGTGCCTCACGTTTccatttgatcatccttgaaatgtttctacaacttgggagtccacctgcggtaaattcaattgatgggacatgatttggaaaggcacacacctgtctatataaaggtcccaaagttgacactgcttttcagagcaaaaaccaagccatgaggtcaaaggaattgtccatagagctcagagacaggattgtgtagaggcacagatctcgAAGCGTACCAAAAACAttctctgcagcattgaaagtccccagcttgaagcgtcatagccaagaagattcaaggctgtaatcactaccaaaggggcttcaacaaagtactgagtaaagggtctgaatacttatgtaaatttgatctTTCCGGGGGGGAGGAAAGAAATGTGAAATagctgtttttgctctgtcattatggggtatagtgtgtagaggATAAAACactatttgatccattttaaaatgtggaaaaagtaaacgggactgaatactttcagaatgcactgtacgaAGCAGAGGGAAACAAATATATGAATGAATAAACATCCGGAATTCCTCCCATCTCAAATATATGGGTTGAAGGTTTGGCCTGTGCACTCACAGAGCTCCCTCTTGAGTTCAGTGAGACAGCGCAGTGTCTCGGTGATGAACTCTCTGTACTTGCTCTCGATATCCTCCATAATGTACTTCCTGTCCAGGCTGAGGGAGTCAGGAGTGAACAAGGGACAGTTCAGGTCCGCAAGCAGCCTGTTAAACATAGCACAGCAGGTTAGACAGAAATCATATTATACTCAAACACacgaacaaacaaacacacacaatatcataCTAATGAAGGTCTATTTTTTATTTACCTTGAGTCATCAGATTGAAATGCCTGTGGACAGAACAAAAGAACAGGAGTCAAGGACTGTTGTAAGACTTAAAATGCACTGTTATAAGACAATAACACAAaactgttaaagggatagtttgggattttggcaatgaagacCTTTATCTACTTCTCCAGAGTCTCCGGGGttagtagataaagggcctcattgtcaAAATCCTTAACTATTCCTTTAATAAAGTTAATCAAATTTTCCATCAAGAAAATAGACATTCATTGACGGTAATGAATTGAAGCACAAAGCCTTTAATGCCATCGTACAAATCCTGCCCAAATGGCCCAGTGAATCTCCCCCAGATGGACAGAGAGGTAAACAGATTAGTTTAAATCCTCCGTTATGTAGTATACAACAGATGCTGTCTCATAAATAAATACAGCAGGTGGTTAAAACATTGCTGTACAGTACAAAGGTGAATGTTGAGATTTAGAATGATTACCAGAATAGTGACGCACTGTATGGAATCTGGTGGTTTGAGATGATGGCTTTGATCTATTTGGTTTGTTGGACATTATTCAAAGGTTGTGTCTAACACACAGAGAATAACTGCCTGAAATGGTTACTGTGAGGTTGGATATGTATTGCCATATTGCAAAACTGACTCTGGAGTAGTCACAAATAATCCCATGGAACTTGTCCCAAAAGTAGAGGTGTTAACTCCACTAGCCTGGCTGAATTCCCAAACTGGCTCCTCTTACTACCATGGTCCCCAAATCATCCCCAGATACCAATTGGCTCCTTCaaaccctctcccctctctggtcaTATTGGTAACTGGTAAAAGGGTTATTAATAAACATTTCACCCAGATGAGCAGGAAGGGGTCTGTCTCCTCCAGCAAGGAGCCCAGGTAGTGGTGGATGTCCCGGGTCTGGCTCAGGTCCTCTCGAACCCTGCTGCAGTTGTTCTGGAGGCGATCCACAGCCTGCTGCCTCTCTTTCCTGGTGCTCTCCCTCAGGGCCAGCACCAGCCTCTCCACCTGCAGCTGCAGGGCTATACCCATACGCTCCACCTGGGAGTCATCTGCCACAGACAAGTCCTGTAGGcggacaacaaccaccaccaccaccaaagacTAAGGTCATAACAAGACTCAACGTCAGGGCAGAATAGAAGGCCGGATAGACTAACATAAGCACGAACAGTAAATTGATGGACTGCTATAAGCATACAGTGTGTGGTTACTTACTGTTATAGTGCGGTCAGTGTTCCGGTGCTCTTGGAGGATCTGTTCACCTTTATTCAGTTTCTCATCTGCTTTCTGGAGAAGGCTCTGGAGGATGACCTATGGAAACATACACACAGATTTAGAACTGTTAAAGCCACAATATAACACCAGCTGTAAGGAACTACATCGCTAACTGACCTTCAGGTCCTCCTCCACCTTCCTCAGTCCTTTAACCCGGTGCTGTGTGTGGCCACCCTCCAATAAACAGTCTGCACACACGTACACCCGCTCGTCTGCACAGTAGTAGCGGAACATCTCCTCATGGGCAGGACACCTGCGGTGGGACAGGTCTCCCAGAGGTTCCACTAGCAGGTGTGTCTTGAAGGCGGGCCGCTCCAGGTGGGGCTTCAGGTGCTCGGCACACAGAGACACCTCACAGCGCAGACAGGTCTTCACCGCCGCAGCGTTCCCAGACTGGTCCCCATCCCCCACAGGGGGGCAGCAGTCACACGCCACAACCCCCTGTTCCTCCTGACACTGTGCGCAGGTGAAGCGACCCCTGACCCCCGCCTCCCCGTGGCCCCAGGCGTCTCGCACACATGCTGGGCAGAAGCTGTGGCCGCATGGCAAGGGCTGGGCCTGGCTGAAGACGTCGCGGCACACTGAACACGTCAACTCCTCCTCCAGGGACGCCATGACAACCGTTTTGTCAACAGGAACACAAAAAGGAAAAGGCACCTTTGTAAACAAAAACATCAATGTCAacatttgtgtcaagttgtcAAAAATAATGAGCAGTTGAAATCATCTTAATTCCCAACATTTTATTTTCAAGACAGTTCTTAGAAGCCACATGATGACCTTTGTAAGCGGTGAGTCGAGTCCTGAGGACAGGTACGTTTACAGTACACTCTTTTAAAAAAGGAGCTATCTAGAACCCTAGTgtttttggctgtccccatactCAAGCATTTATAAttcaaaataaacaaacaaaacacagcCAAAGAACCCCTTTGGAATCCTTTTTTCTAAAGAGTGTTCACACCAAAGTCACTTATGTAAAAACTAATACTAGGAATTAGGAACAGGGCCTGTTCAGTCTATGTGTAGTCCTCTACACCGGCCTCTTTATCTGCCTACTAATCAACCATTAAGTCTGTTTATAAGGTCTTCGGCCATTGTCCTCAATTGTTAGAACACCTCGATCTCccaccgatcgctgcagctgtacatagtctatcggtaaatagcccacccaattttacctacctcatccccatactgtttatatttatttacttttctgctcttttgcacaccagtatctctacctgtacatgaccatctgatcatttatcactccagtgttaatctgcaaaattttaattattcacctacctcctcatgccttttgcacacaatgtatatactcttttttttctactgtgttattgacttgttaattgtttactccatgtgcaactctgtgttgtctgttcacactgctatgctttaaaATTGTCTTTGGTGGCAGACAGGTCTGTTAATTCTGTATTGAACTGGTATAACCCGTATCACGGAGTTTATTCTCATCCTATGGAGTTGTAACACTGACCTGATGCTCATCCCAATCCCTGTCTGTCGCAATGGAGGGATCAAGGGATCATCCTCCCTGCCCGCCTGCTTGCCTAAAAAATGTGACTGAGATACCAATTCTTGGTATAAAGCCTGAAACAAACCACTCCAGAAACATGGAAAGTTTCCTTACAAGCCAGAATGCtgaataacatttaatttgatctTACTCTACTGGTTGTCTGTGCAGTTGGTCCTTCAGTGGGTCATTTTTGTTAGAccaaatatccacaggaaagtattatTTACCCGACTTTTTAGAGTGCTGGCATTGAAATGTATATCACCCGGCACATGCTTAAAACCACGTAAACACCTGCAATACTTTCGTTAGTATACATGCATGCACTTTCGTCTTGTGCACGTGCCGTAGGTCATGAGCAAACAAATCTTCATTTCCACCCACAGAGACCCGCATTTTGAAGTAggtttaataatacttcctgtggatattttgtctcaaataTCGACCCACTGAAGGACCAACCCCATGGATAATCGGTCAATTCAAATATAATTGTATTCAACATTCGTGACAGACATGGGACgcttacttaaaaaaaatatatatgtaaatgTGTGTGGCAATCTACTCACAATGGAAGGCATCGGGACTaccggcctgcctgcctgcctatgtGATCCTGCTTTCCGGTTTACGATTGTCCTATACACATTCTGATGAAACTCTTCGTTCTTTCTTCTGATTGTTCAGTATAGATTCCCCCTACCTGTTTGTGTCCCAAGGCTGTCAGAGTGTGGCCATCGTTAGGTGTTTTCCTGTCAATGTGTGTAGAAACCGGCTAATCCCATACCTATGTCTGTTTAAGCAGAGGGACTGACCTCTGAAAGCACAGAGTCACATGACCAACTCAGAGAGCGAGTTTCCATCTCAAATCTCTAAGGAGGCTTCCTCTTCTCATCTCCTTTCCTGCATCTGCAGCGCTATGAAGTAAACGtagataattgggtaatattCGGTAGATACCTTGATCAATGAGATTCCAGCCTattttcacccactcaaaaaaaCAGCCaaaagtttgttgaattcccaatgtgtcATCTAGATAATaacaaattccaatggaaaatgtttttatctgacattcttaaacattttttttttatctggcaTTGATTTTCCATTAGAATTAAGATATTTTGCTTATTTTttctatgctttcaaccatctagaTAATaacaaattccaatggaaaatgtttttatctgacattcttaaacattttttttttatctggcaTTGATTTTCCATTAGAATTAAGATATTTTGCTTATTTTttctatgctttcaaccatctagaTAATaacaaattccaatggaaaatgtttttatctgacattcttaaacatttttttttatctggCATTGATTTTCCATTAGAATTAAGATATTTTGCTTATTTTTAGAACAAgctaatgtgttatcactatgcttcaTCTAATAccacaaccaaatgacctggattgcaatgttttattttgtattttttttaaacctttatttaaccaggcaagtcagttaagaacacattcttatttatttattttattcttacttattttcaatgacggcctgggaacagtgggttaactgcctgttcaggggcagaacgacagatttgtaccttgtcagctcaggggtttgaactcgcaaccttccagttactagtccaacactctaaccactaggctacgctgccaccccggCATAATTGAGATTACATTGAAGTAAATCACTATGGCTATACATGCTGCAAGTGATCAATGACGTTTTGAGATTCTGTGCAGATTATTATAGCAATTGTGAATATTTCCAGAACATGCACACTTTCTATGGTTACATAAGAATACATTTATTGTTACATTAAGCTCAAAATGTGGCAATGGATATCTTACTAATTTTAAGAAAGAAGAATTCTGGCCAAAATATTTTTGAGATCTGGGATGTGAAAACGTTGATGCTCAATATCTCAGAACTATGCTTTgcgcagatagaaccttatagtcccaaagTCACAATAAAATGTGTTAATAGGCTATTTACAGTAttgcaaaagtgatattgaattgtgtttggttgtcaacactaccaaatatcaacatttgaaggagatgtttcTGCTGCTTGGATagctccatctgtgccactgagtctggctttaattccagtttgtctgcaaattaataattgatatgttggatttatgtctccatttcaaccaaaaatctaagtaaagaataggactaaatcaaatcaaattttaaatgTCCtttaaatacagtttgatttgatttaatcctaTTCTTTCATTTAGATTTATTTTTTGAGGTGGAGACCAACATATTTATTATTAATCAACCaaatcaaccaaagcttgaaaccCTTGGCCTATATGTATTGTATATTTTTAGTTGAATCCTGGACTGAAtttaaacaatagctgttgaAGACTTCCCAAATGCTATATAGGCTTAAATAGCatcattgatttaaaaaaaagtaaaactattatttcaccttttatttaaccaggtaggctagttgacaagTTCTcattgcaactgcgacctggccaagataaagcaaagcagtgtgacacagacaacaacacagagttacacatggagtaaacaataaacaagccaataacacaataaacaaatcaatgacacagtagacaaaataaagtctatatacagtgtgtgcaaaaggcatgaggaggtaggcaataaataggccataggagcgaatagttacaatttagcagattaacactggagtgataaataagcagatgatgatgtgcaagtagagatacttctgtgcaaaagagcagaaaagtaaataaaaacagtatggggatgaggtagatagattgggtggactatttacagatgtactatgtacagctgcagcgatcgtttaGCTGCACaaatagttgatgtttaaagcgATGTTCAGCGATTTTAAAAttagttccagtcactggcagcagagaactggaaggaaaggcggccaaatgaggtgttggctttggggatgatcagtgagatatacctgctggaacgtgtgctacgggtgggtgttgttatcgtgaccagtgaactgagataaggcggagctttacctagcatagacttatagatgacctggagccagtgggtctggcaacgaatatgtagcgagggccagccgactagggcatacaggtcacagtggtgggtagtataaggtgatttggtaacaaaacggatggcactgtgatagacctcatccagtttgctgagtagagtgttggaagctattttgtagatgacatcgccgaagtcgaggatcggtaggatagtcagttttactagggtaagtttggcggcgtgagtggaggctttgttgcaaaatagaaagccgattctagatttgatttttgattggagatgtttaatacgagtctggaaggagagtttacagtctagccagacacctaggtatttatagttgtccacatattctaggtcggaaccgttcagggtggtgatgctagttgggcgggctggtgcaggcagcaaacggttgaaaagcatgcatttggttttactagcgtttaagagcagttggaggccacggaaggagtgttgtatggcattgaagcttgttcggaggttagttagcacagtgtccaaggaaggggcagaagtatacagaatggtgtagaggtggatcagggaatcgcccgcagcaagagcgacatcattgatatatacagagaaaagagtcgccccgagaattgaaccctgtggtacccccatagagactgccagaggtccggacaacatgccctccgatttgacacactgaactctgtctgcaaagtagttggtgaaccaggtgaggcagtcattagaaaaaccaaggctattgagtctgccgataagattacggtgattgacagagtcgaaagccttggccaggtcagacggctgcacagtacttactgtcttttatcgatggcggttatgatattgtttagtaccttgagcgtggctgaggttcacccgtgaccggctcggaagcaggattgcacagaggagaaggtacggtgggattcgaaatggtcagtgatctgtttattaacttggctttcgaagggggatgaccgcggcagctttccaatctttagggatctcggacgatacgaaagagaggttgaacaggctggtaataggggttgcaacaatggcggctgatagttttagaaagagagggtccagattgtctagcctagctgatttgtacaggtccaggtatTGCAgctctttcaaatcaaatcaaattgatttatatagcccttcgtacatcagctgatatctcaaagtgctgtacagaaacccagcctaaaaccccaaacagcaagcaatgcaggtgtagaagcacggtggctaggaaaaactccctagaaaggccaaaacctaggaagaaacctagagaggaaccaggctatgtggggtggccagtcctcttctggctgtgccgggtggagattataacagaacatggccaagatgttcaaatgttcataaattaccagcatggtcaaataataataaggcagaacagttgaaactggagcagcagcacggccaggtggactggggacagcaaggagtcatcatgtcaggtagtcctggggcatggtcctagggctcaggtcctccgagagaaagagagaattggagaacgcacacttagattcacacaggacaccgaataggacaggagaggtactccagatataacaaactgaccctagccccccgacacataaactactgcagcataaatactggaggctgagacaggaggggtcaggagacactgtgaccccatccgaggacacccccggacagggcctccagctgtttgcttagaaattctagggacaattaggaggcctgcgtcttgtgaccgtagcgtacgtgtaggtatgtacggcagtaCCAAATCAGagcgataggtaggagcaagc contains:
- the trim110 gene encoding E3 ubiquitin/ISG15 ligase TRIM25 isoform X2; amino-acid sequence: MASLEEELTCSVCRDVFSQAQPLPCGHSFCPACVRDAWGHGEAGVRGRFTCAQCQEEQGVVACDCCPPVGDGDQSGNAAAVKTCLRCEVSLCAEHLKPHLERPAFKTHLLVEPLGDLSHRRCPAHEEMFRYYCADERVYVCADCLLEGGHTQHRVKGLRKVEEDLKVILQSLLQKADEKLNKGEQILQEHRNTDRTITDLSVADDSQVERMGIALQLQVERLVLALRESTRKERQQAVDRLQNNCSRVREDLSQTRDIHHYLGSLLEETDPFLLIWAFQSDDSRLLADLNCPLFTPDSLSLDRKYIMEDIESKYREFITETLRCLTELKRELLTSPLTLDTNSAHPLLSISDGLRSAMRVKQRLPCATHPDRFDHWAQVLTVQTFSSGTHYWELEAEGFWDIAVSYRSIGRKGKEGSAFGNNKMSWSLTQQHDRKLAAWHNRRKTRLSSRMSGNRVGVALDYGIGTITFSEVGPSNTLTHLHTFSTSFNQPVCLGFGLYKAELHSRISIVRV
- the trim110 gene encoding E3 ubiquitin/ISG15 ligase TRIM25 isoform X1 translates to MPSIVPFPFCVPVDKTVVMASLEEELTCSVCRDVFSQAQPLPCGHSFCPACVRDAWGHGEAGVRGRFTCAQCQEEQGVVACDCCPPVGDGDQSGNAAAVKTCLRCEVSLCAEHLKPHLERPAFKTHLLVEPLGDLSHRRCPAHEEMFRYYCADERVYVCADCLLEGGHTQHRVKGLRKVEEDLKVILQSLLQKADEKLNKGEQILQEHRNTDRTITDLSVADDSQVERMGIALQLQVERLVLALRESTRKERQQAVDRLQNNCSRVREDLSQTRDIHHYLGSLLEETDPFLLIWAFQSDDSRLLADLNCPLFTPDSLSLDRKYIMEDIESKYREFITETLRCLTELKRELLTSPLTLDTNSAHPLLSISDGLRSAMRVKQRLPCATHPDRFDHWAQVLTVQTFSSGTHYWELEAEGFWDIAVSYRSIGRKGKEGSAFGNNKMSWSLTQQHDRKLAAWHNRRKTRLSSRMSGNRVGVALDYGIGTITFSEVGPSNTLTHLHTFSTSFNQPVCLGFGLYKAELHSRISIVRV